From a region of the Lactuca sativa cultivar Salinas chromosome 4, Lsat_Salinas_v11, whole genome shotgun sequence genome:
- the LOC111896442 gene encoding uncharacterized protein LOC111896442 — protein sequence MNLMVIADLARTISMASLIFLRSIRKTNKLLPFTYPISNINTYFLSSLCHQTDPPPLPSSQPPPVAKKVPFKVSAHGVSWEDSYHWMSNTNDPDFLKHLHHENAYSEAFMADTRNLQQNLFSEMISRLPGQISTPPERWGPWLYYQYIPEEKEYPILCRKLAIENTNWVKRVINYTTIRSSNEQILLDWNEIAKEHGYVHVGTCRVSPDHNFLAYTIDVTGEEHFLLQVKDLQCGTHIPSLRVENVVSLAWAQDSHTLFYTLCDQSQRPYRVHYTTLGSKLDHESDVMVYTENDPSFCVDITSTKDGKFITVNSNTRTSSEVYIIDANNPQDGLQKVHTRVSGVQFFLEHHKGFFYILTNASQKELFDTNYYLARCHVKDIHLANWQKIIIPSKGSGIQDMDIFDEHIVLYLNKKDSPVICSIKMPIQSNDEKEMGIDDLDPWYFPFPSNSCSVLPGSNHDFMNSVYRVVLSSPVMPDLIVDYDMSRRTFSIVHQEKVLGISSNEEHEWLNVSETYCCERKEVISHDGTIIPLTILYSHKAHKRGESCGILHGYGSYGEVLDKSWCSERLSLLDRGWVVAFADVRGGGGGDDVSWHKRGSGMNKLNSIYDFVSCGEYLIKEGYVCKNQLGAIGHSAGGFLVAAAINMNPELFRAAILKVPFVDVCNTLLDPSLPLTLLDYEEFGNPQKELDFNLIMKYSPYDNIRRGVCYPSMLVTSSFHDSRVGVWEGVKYVSRVRERTCANCSRLVILKTNMSGGHFGEGGRFGHCEEMAYDYAFLMKVMGQFS from the exons ATGAACCTGATGGTTATTGCGGACCTCGCCCGAACCATTTCCATGGCTTCTTTGATCTTCTTGAGATCAATCAGAAAAACCAATAAATTACTACCCTTCACTTACCCCATTAGCAACATAAACACCTACTTCTTATCTTCACTCTGCCACCAAACAGACCCGCCACCGCTACCATCATCACAACCGCCGCCAGTAGCTAAGAAAGTGCCATTCAAAGTCTCAGCTCATGGGGTTTCTTGGGAAGATTCGTATCACTGGATGTCTAACACCAATGACCCTGATTTCCTCAAACACCTTCACCATGAGAACGCTTATTCAGAAGCGTTCATGGCCGATACCCGAAACCTGCAACAAAATCTATTCTCCGAGATGATTAGCCGATTGCCTGGTCAGATTTCCACTCCACCTGAACGTTGGGGCCCCTG GCTGTATTATCAATATATACCAGAGGAAAAAGAATACCCAATTTTATGTCGGAAGTTGGCAATCGAAAATACAAATTGGGTAAAGCGTGTGATCAATTATACAACAATTAGATCTTCAAATGAACAAATATTACTTGATTGGAATGAAATTGCAAAAGAACATG GGTATGTTCATGTGGGTACATGTAGAGTATCACCTGATCACAATTTTCTAGCGTACACCATTGATGTAACTGGTGAAGAACACTTTCTTCTTCAAGTTAAGGATCTTCAATGTGGGACCCATATTCCTTCATTAAGAGTTGAAAATGTTGTTAGCTTGGCATGGGCTCAAGATAGCCATACGTTGTTTTATACACTATGTGATCAAAGCCAACGACCTTATag GGTACACTACACAACATTGGGATCAAAATTAGATCATGAAAGTGATGTCATGGTGTATACAGAAAATGATCCGAGCTTTTGTGTAGACATCACGAGTACAAAAGATGGAAAATTCATAACTGTGAATTCGAACACAAGGACTTCATCAG AGGTGTACATAATAGATGCAAATAACCCACAAGATGGTTTACAAAAAGTGCATACTCGTGTTTCTGGTGTACAATTTTTTTTGGAACATCATAAAGGATTCTTCTATATTCTAACaaatgcatctcaaaaggagttaTTTGATACAAACTATTACTTGGCTCGATGCCATGTTAAGGATATACACTTAGCTAATTGGCAG aaaataattatACCAAGTAAAGGTAGTGGAATACAAGACATGGATATTTTCGATGAGCATATAGTACTTTACCTCAACAAAAAGGATTCCCCTGTAATTTGTTCAATCAAAATGCCTATTCAATCCAATGATGAG AAAGAAATGGGAATCGATGATCTTGATCCTTGGTATTTCCCTTTTCCATCGAACTCATGTAGTGTTCTTCCAGGGTCAAATCATGACTTCATGAATTCAGTATACCGAGTTGTGCTTTCATCTCCAGTG ATGCCCGATTTGATTGTTGACTATGACATGTCACGAAGAACTTTCTCTATTGTTCACCAAGAGAAAGTATTGGGAATTTCTTCAAATGAAGAACACGAATGGTTGAATGTTTCAGAAACATATTGTTGTGAAAGAAAAGAAGTGATTTCCCATGATGGAACTATAATTCCTTTAACAATCTTGTATTCACATAAAGCACATAAAAGAGGCGAATCGTGTGGGATTCTTCATGGGTATGGATCATATGGAGAAGTTTTGGACAAAAGTTGGTGTTCTGAAAGATTGAGTTTACTTGATCGTGGTTGGGTGGTTGCATTTGCTGATGtcagaggtggtggtggtggcgatgATGTGTCATGGCATAAACGTGGAAGTGGAATGAACAAATTGAATTCAATATATGATTTTGTTTCATGTGGAGAATATTTAATAAAAGAGGGGTATGTTTGTAAAAACCAACTTGGTGCTATTGGACATAGTGCTGGAGGTTTTCTTGTTGCTGCAGCCATTAATATGAATCCAGAGTTATTCAGAGCTGCCATTTTAAAGGTTCCATTTGTCGATGTGTGCAATACATTATTGGATCCAAGTTTACCACTTACATTATTAGACTATGAAGAATTTGGAAATCCTCAGAAGGAATTAGATTTCAATTTAATTATGAAGTATTCTCCTTATGATAATATACGAAGAGGAGTCTGCTATCCTTCAATGCTTGTGACATCATCATTTCATGACTCGAG AGTGGGAGTATGGGAAGGTGTGAAATACGTGTCGAGAGTAAGAGAAAGGACATGTGCCAATTGCTCTCGTTTGGTGATTCTGAAGACGAATATGAGTGGGGGCCACTTTGGTGAAGGAGGGCGTTTTGGTCATTGTGAGGAAATGGCGTATGATTATGCTTTCTTGATGAAGGTTATGGGTCAATTTAGTTAA